A part of Solenopsis invicta isolate M01_SB chromosome 2, UNIL_Sinv_3.0, whole genome shotgun sequence genomic DNA contains:
- the LOC105200861 gene encoding uncharacterized protein LOC105200861 yields MRLLALGLTLIVSLLVVRRASAHGRLIEPPSRASMWRYGFDTPHDYNDHECYCGGFTRQWQRNKGKCGICGDAWDSPTPRVHETGGKYGNGVIVRRYRTGSVIPVRVELTANHHGYFEFRTCAMTYHDREVTQECLDQHLLRAENGSTRYYPGPGNRVFEGYYKLPEGLTCAQCVFQWRYIAGNNWGDCGNGTGAVGCGPQEEFRACADIVIGDNEATLPPRLPKQPTTSSTPTDRLPPDASPLPKSGPYWLFSIVIAGTCLLVVLAAMALLYTYYYHAGRAKKWLMARRLLVQESPPVAPPRHKRQHHVSNTQLQL; encoded by the exons ATGCGTCTCCTCGCGCTTGGTCTGACATTAATCGTAAGCCTGCTAGTCGTTAGAAGAGCCTCTGCCCATGGAAGACTGATAGAGCCACCCTCGAGGGCCTCCATGTGGAGGTACGGCTTCGACACACCTCACGATTACAACGACCACGAGTGCTATTGCGGCGGCTTCACCAGGCAGTGGCAACGGAACAAAGGGAAATGCGGTATCTGCGGCGATGCCTGGGATTCTCCAACG ccACGTGTTCACGAGACGGGCGGCAAGTATGGGAACGGCGTGATCGTCCGGCGTTATCGGACCGGATCGGTTATACCGGTTCGCGTGGAGTTGACGGCGAATCATCACGGCTACTTCGAGTTCCGCACCTGCGCCATGACCTACCATGACCGGGAGGTCACCCAGGAGTGCCTGGACCAGCATCTACTACGTGCCGAGAACGGATCCACCCGCTATTACCCTGGCCCCGGCAACCGGGTCTTTGAGGGCTATTACAAATTACCGGAGGGTCTGACCTGCGCCCAATGTGTCTTCCAGTGGCGATATATTGCAGGGAATAACTGGGGCGACTGTGGCAACGGCACAG GAGCGGTGGGATGTGGACCTCAGGAAGAATTTCGAGCCTGTGCCGATATCGTTATTGGTGATAACGAGGCAACGTTACCACCGAGACTACCGAAGCAACCAACCACCAGCTCTACACCAACAGACAGATTACCGCCAGACGCGAGCCCGTTGCCGAAATCCGGGCCGTATTGGCTGTTCAGCATTGTCATCGCCGGTACGTGCCTATTGGTGGTGCTGGCCGCTATGGCGTTGCTTTACACGTACTACTATCACGCCGGCAGAGCCAAAAAGTGGCTCATGGCGAGGAGGCTCCTGGTGCAGGAGAGTCCGCCGGTTGCCCCGCCAAGGCATAAAAGGCAACATCACGTATCGAACACGCAGCTTCAGCTGTAG
- the LOC105200862 gene encoding squamous cell carcinoma antigen recognized by T-cells 3 isoform X2, with product MDEEMDAVNEEASPGEVSNEEEMVMSETEEKADKEAAETESENEDDDDDDDNDEDVNEAEVKALEASLSTNPYDYSSHVALINKLHTMGELDRLRTARNNMSNIYPLSPELWLAWLSDEINLATTDEQKAEIVRLCERATKDYVSVEVWLEYLQFSIGYMSKDEEGVEKVRQLFEHALTVVGTHVTKGAIIWEAYREYENMIYISLLPLEDDTDNTRKKPQLERIVSLFKRQLSNPLLDMDKTYEEYQSWCAKYGTEIEIDEKSISTCYKQGFAKLKSFLPYEEKLISAHGQSELLDAYKGYLLYIKQNDPDLVTILYERAITDLSLETSIWLDYITYLENESRLERVLNPIYQRASKNIPWCSTVWQKWIRSYECWDKHISEIQKILENALSVGFSTAEDYRNLWIIYLECLLRKLEQYPDEEIEKHLDVIRKTFNRACEQLAKYFGLEGDPNCVILQYWARFETIHADNMEQTRRLWADILSQGHSATASYWMEYIVLEKSYGDSKHLRKLYQKALNATQDWPESIANSWIDFERDKGTLEQMEFCEAKTKEKLDKVMIERQKTQQTISQRGSPSKIVKNDERTKPKLRPSILNIDSKTTNDQEKSKSEVVPPPGYKATEDKDKDNKDSQHEVDDNITVFVSNLDYTTTEDDVRDVLKPVGPITLFRMITDYKGRSKGFCYVQLSSVEAVKEALKLDRTPIKGRPMYVSKCDSNKSTRGPVFKYKCTLEKNKLFVKGLPLTTTKEELEEIFKIHGDLKEVRLVTYRNGHSKGLAYVEYHDEATAAKALLNTDGMKIEDKVISVAISQPPDRKKTQMEENGGQTKSLGGTSTSRTAFGVPKTLLSMVPRNVKTSSSNGSAAPDKNTQMSNQDFRNMFLNKK from the exons ATGGACGAGGAGATGGATGCTGTGAACGAGGAAGCTTCTCCGGGAGAAGTCTCGAACGAAGAAGAAATGGTAATGAGTGAAACGGAGGAGAAAGCCGACAAGGAAGCGGCGGAGACCGAGTCCGAgaacgaagacgacgacgacgacgacgacaacgatgagGATGTTAACGAAGCGGAGGTAAAAGCCCTGGAAGCTTCCTTGTCGACGAACCCGTACGACTATTCCAGTCATGTGGCCCTGATTAACAAATTGCACACAATGGGCGAGCTCGATCGTCTGCGAACCGCCAGGAACAACATGAGCAACATATATCCGCTGAGCCCCGAGCTCTGGCTCGCGTGGTTAAGTGACGAGATCAATTTAGCGACCACCGATGAACAAAAGGCTGAAATAGTTAGGTTATGCGAGCGAGCTACCAAGGATTATGTAT CTGTGGAAGTGTGGTTGGAGTATCTGCAGTTCAGCATCGGATACATGAGTAAGGATGAGGAAGGGGTAGAGAAAGTTCGCCAACTCTTTGAACATGCACTGACTGTTGTTGGAACACATGTTACAAAAGGAGCAATAATATGGGAAGCATATCGGGAATAcgaaaatatgatatatatttctcTATTGCCATTG gAAGATGATACCGATAATACAAGAAAGAAGCCTCAGTTGGAACGCATTGTCAGTCTATTCAAACGTCAATTATCTAATCCTCTTTTAGATATGGATAAAACATATGAGGAATATCAATCATGGTGTGCAAAATATGgtacagaaatagaaattgATGAGAAGTCCATTTCAACATGCTATAAACAAGGCTTTGCAAAATTAAAGTCATTTCTTCCCTATGAAGAGAAGCTTATCTCTGCGCATGGTCAAAGTGAACTGCTTGACGCTTACAAAGGATATTTACTGTACATAAAACAGAATGATCCAGATCTTGTTACAATTTTGTATGAAAGAGCAATAACCGATCTGAGCCTAGAGACATCAATTTGGTTGGATTATATCACTTATCTAGAAAATGAATCACGACTTGAGCGTGTATTGAATCCAATTTATCAAAGAGCATCAAAGAACATTCCTTGGTGCTCAACAGTTTGGCAAAAGTGGATAAGATCGTATGAGTGCTGGGACAAACACATATcggaaatacaaaaaatattggagaatGCTTTGTCCGTTGGTTTTTCAACGGCGGAAGATTATCGCAATCTGTGGATTATATATCTCGAGTGTTTGCTGCGTAAACTCGAGCAGTATCCCGATGAAGAGATCGAGAAACATTTAGATGTTATTCGTAAAACGTTTAACAGAGCGTGTGAGCAGCTGGCAAAATATTTTGGTCTGGAAGGCGATCCCAATTGCGTTATCTTGCAATATTGGGCGAGATTTGAAACGATACACGCAGATAATATGGAACAAACTAGAAGATTATGGGCTGATATTCTTTCACAGGGGCATTCTGCAACAGCTTCTTACTGGATGGAATATATAGTGTTAGAAAa ATCTTATGGAGATTCAAAGCATCTAAGAAAACTGTACCAGAAAGCATTGAATGCCACACAAGATTGGCCAGAAAGTATAGCGAATTCGTGGATCGATTTTGAGCGTGATAAGGGAACTTTGGAGCAGATGGAGTTCTGTGAAGCAAAAACAAAGGAGAAGCTTGATAAAGTTATGATAGAAAGGCAAAAAACACAACAAACTATTTCTCAGA GAGGTTCCCCATCGAAAATCGTCAAAAATGACGAACGAACGAAACCAAAATTACGACCAAGTATCTTGAATATTGACAGTAAAACGACAAATGATCAGGAGAAGTCGAAATCAGAAGTTGTACCACCGCCTGGTTATAAAGCGACCGAGGATAAAGATAAGGATAATAAAGATAGCCAGCACGAGGTAGATGATAATATTACAGTTTTTGTGAGTAATTTAGATTACACGACGACCGAAGACGACGTAAGAGATGTTCTAAAACCTGTTGGACCGATAACGTTATTCAGAATGATTACGGATTATAAGGGACGCAGCAAAGGATTTTGCTATGTACAATTGAGTAGTGTA GAAGCTGTGAAAGAAGCGCTAAAGTTAGATAGAACGCCTATAAAAGGACGTCCTATGTATGTTTCAAAATGCGATTCTAACAAGAGTACTAGAGGTCCAGTATTTAAATACAAGTGTACACTTGAAAAGAACAAACTCTTCGTTAAAG GACTTCCACTTACGACAACAAAAGAAGAATTAgaagagatatttaaaattcatGGGGATCTGAAGGAAGTTCGCCTAGTTACTTACCGTAATGGTCACTCGAAGGGCTTGGCTTACGTTGAGTATCACGACGAAGCTACCGCTGCGAAAGCCCTTTTGAACACAGATGGGATGAAGATTGAGGACAAAGTGATTAGCGTTGCGATAAGTCAACCGCCCGATCGTAAGAAAACCCAAATGGAAGAAAATGGAGGACAGACGAAGTCACTAGGCGGAACGTCGACGAGTCGTACGGCATTTGGCGTGCCTAAGACTTTATTGTCTATGGTTCCCCGTAATGTTAAAACGAGTAGCAGTAATGGTAGTGCAGCTCCGGATAAAAATACACAGATGAGTAATCAGGATTTCAGGAATATGtttctcaataaaaaataa
- the LOC105200862 gene encoding squamous cell carcinoma antigen recognized by T-cells 3 isoform X1, with protein sequence MDEEMDAVNEEASPGEVSNEEEMVMSETEEKADKEAAETESENEDDDDDDDNDEDVNEAEVKALEASLSTNPYDYSSHVALINKLHTMGELDRLRTARNNMSNIYPLSPELWLAWLSDEINLATTDEQKAEIVRLCERATKDYVSVEVWLEYLQFSIGYMSKDEEGVEKVRQLFEHALTVVGTHVTKGAIIWEAYREYENMIYISLLPLEDDTDNTRKKPQLERIVSLFKRQLSNPLLDMDKTYEEYQSWCAKYGTEIEIDEKSISTCYKQGFAKLKSFLPYEEKLISAHGQSELLDAYKGYLLYIKQNDPDLVTILYERAITDLSLETSIWLDYITYLENESRLERVLNPIYQRASKNIPWCSTVWQKWIRSYECWDKHISEIQKILENALSVGFSTAEDYRNLWIIYLECLLRKLEQYPDEEIEKHLDVIRKTFNRACEQLAKYFGLEGDPNCVILQYWARFETIHADNMEQTRRLWADILSQGHSATASYWMEYIVLEKSYGDSKHLRKLYQKALNATQDWPESIANSWIDFERDKGTLEQMEFCEAKTKEKLDKVMIERQKTQQTISQSESSMQIKKANKRKVDDGRWKNLGGSPSKIVKNDERTKPKLRPSILNIDSKTTNDQEKSKSEVVPPPGYKATEDKDKDNKDSQHEVDDNITVFVSNLDYTTTEDDVRDVLKPVGPITLFRMITDYKGRSKGFCYVQLSSVEAVKEALKLDRTPIKGRPMYVSKCDSNKSTRGPVFKYKCTLEKNKLFVKGLPLTTTKEELEEIFKIHGDLKEVRLVTYRNGHSKGLAYVEYHDEATAAKALLNTDGMKIEDKVISVAISQPPDRKKTQMEENGGQTKSLGGTSTSRTAFGVPKTLLSMVPRNVKTSSSNGSAAPDKNTQMSNQDFRNMFLNKK encoded by the exons ATGGACGAGGAGATGGATGCTGTGAACGAGGAAGCTTCTCCGGGAGAAGTCTCGAACGAAGAAGAAATGGTAATGAGTGAAACGGAGGAGAAAGCCGACAAGGAAGCGGCGGAGACCGAGTCCGAgaacgaagacgacgacgacgacgacgacaacgatgagGATGTTAACGAAGCGGAGGTAAAAGCCCTGGAAGCTTCCTTGTCGACGAACCCGTACGACTATTCCAGTCATGTGGCCCTGATTAACAAATTGCACACAATGGGCGAGCTCGATCGTCTGCGAACCGCCAGGAACAACATGAGCAACATATATCCGCTGAGCCCCGAGCTCTGGCTCGCGTGGTTAAGTGACGAGATCAATTTAGCGACCACCGATGAACAAAAGGCTGAAATAGTTAGGTTATGCGAGCGAGCTACCAAGGATTATGTAT CTGTGGAAGTGTGGTTGGAGTATCTGCAGTTCAGCATCGGATACATGAGTAAGGATGAGGAAGGGGTAGAGAAAGTTCGCCAACTCTTTGAACATGCACTGACTGTTGTTGGAACACATGTTACAAAAGGAGCAATAATATGGGAAGCATATCGGGAATAcgaaaatatgatatatatttctcTATTGCCATTG gAAGATGATACCGATAATACAAGAAAGAAGCCTCAGTTGGAACGCATTGTCAGTCTATTCAAACGTCAATTATCTAATCCTCTTTTAGATATGGATAAAACATATGAGGAATATCAATCATGGTGTGCAAAATATGgtacagaaatagaaattgATGAGAAGTCCATTTCAACATGCTATAAACAAGGCTTTGCAAAATTAAAGTCATTTCTTCCCTATGAAGAGAAGCTTATCTCTGCGCATGGTCAAAGTGAACTGCTTGACGCTTACAAAGGATATTTACTGTACATAAAACAGAATGATCCAGATCTTGTTACAATTTTGTATGAAAGAGCAATAACCGATCTGAGCCTAGAGACATCAATTTGGTTGGATTATATCACTTATCTAGAAAATGAATCACGACTTGAGCGTGTATTGAATCCAATTTATCAAAGAGCATCAAAGAACATTCCTTGGTGCTCAACAGTTTGGCAAAAGTGGATAAGATCGTATGAGTGCTGGGACAAACACATATcggaaatacaaaaaatattggagaatGCTTTGTCCGTTGGTTTTTCAACGGCGGAAGATTATCGCAATCTGTGGATTATATATCTCGAGTGTTTGCTGCGTAAACTCGAGCAGTATCCCGATGAAGAGATCGAGAAACATTTAGATGTTATTCGTAAAACGTTTAACAGAGCGTGTGAGCAGCTGGCAAAATATTTTGGTCTGGAAGGCGATCCCAATTGCGTTATCTTGCAATATTGGGCGAGATTTGAAACGATACACGCAGATAATATGGAACAAACTAGAAGATTATGGGCTGATATTCTTTCACAGGGGCATTCTGCAACAGCTTCTTACTGGATGGAATATATAGTGTTAGAAAa ATCTTATGGAGATTCAAAGCATCTAAGAAAACTGTACCAGAAAGCATTGAATGCCACACAAGATTGGCCAGAAAGTATAGCGAATTCGTGGATCGATTTTGAGCGTGATAAGGGAACTTTGGAGCAGATGGAGTTCTGTGAAGCAAAAACAAAGGAGAAGCTTGATAAAGTTATGATAGAAAGGCAAAAAACACAACAAACTATTTCTCAGAGTGAGTCATCCATGCAAATTAAGAAAGCAAATAAGAGAAAAGTGGATGATGGCAGGTGGAAAAATTTAGGAGGTTCCCCATCGAAAATCGTCAAAAATGACGAACGAACGAAACCAAAATTACGACCAAGTATCTTGAATATTGACAGTAAAACGACAAATGATCAGGAGAAGTCGAAATCAGAAGTTGTACCACCGCCTGGTTATAAAGCGACCGAGGATAAAGATAAGGATAATAAAGATAGCCAGCACGAGGTAGATGATAATATTACAGTTTTTGTGAGTAATTTAGATTACACGACGACCGAAGACGACGTAAGAGATGTTCTAAAACCTGTTGGACCGATAACGTTATTCAGAATGATTACGGATTATAAGGGACGCAGCAAAGGATTTTGCTATGTACAATTGAGTAGTGTA GAAGCTGTGAAAGAAGCGCTAAAGTTAGATAGAACGCCTATAAAAGGACGTCCTATGTATGTTTCAAAATGCGATTCTAACAAGAGTACTAGAGGTCCAGTATTTAAATACAAGTGTACACTTGAAAAGAACAAACTCTTCGTTAAAG GACTTCCACTTACGACAACAAAAGAAGAATTAgaagagatatttaaaattcatGGGGATCTGAAGGAAGTTCGCCTAGTTACTTACCGTAATGGTCACTCGAAGGGCTTGGCTTACGTTGAGTATCACGACGAAGCTACCGCTGCGAAAGCCCTTTTGAACACAGATGGGATGAAGATTGAGGACAAAGTGATTAGCGTTGCGATAAGTCAACCGCCCGATCGTAAGAAAACCCAAATGGAAGAAAATGGAGGACAGACGAAGTCACTAGGCGGAACGTCGACGAGTCGTACGGCATTTGGCGTGCCTAAGACTTTATTGTCTATGGTTCCCCGTAATGTTAAAACGAGTAGCAGTAATGGTAGTGCAGCTCCGGATAAAAATACACAGATGAGTAATCAGGATTTCAGGAATATGtttctcaataaaaaataa
- the LOC105200860 gene encoding coiled-coil and C2 domain-containing protein 2A — translation MSSSHIDFVTGFARGSQDKAEEDFSLCYAYPVIDDDQKTSEVLTRSKRASRVSNGRDSSAEDGLYVSESPFTDRIVKPYRLGDVKPLDYESRPRFRGKLVEIAVREVRVSPPREENQHAGTTIPEIVSVSLLFKGKTICTSNGPFNRKLYKLLIRHSECYNLSIQVHARHGASSVLPLLLPRRSVRDHKVDVDFAIGDSSGRMHAGTVVCTVSLSMYGSSEEPEESNSALLYRPSNDPNDPQNSLFLSRPHKRSTSKKDVKHFLLIDPALVFNLADVGVTRRALPSESKSPDIVVTEQSAFSLLDVSLKNLFQASRPLRPSSSGRRHHPPIGKTILAVTIVRGVEVPVREESALVTPLLEVEWGNVVHATATAEGPAPIWQQTIHFELPRQNGDHCVKFRLYDQHPVWGQQWLGETRIPLESHRNYQELERWIALSPLFSPVLSFGYVQASPGRSHTRIYVLMKLEQPGNAKSLEANALDTLLKGIQRCLATPYKVAGVETPDDAARLTMLLPSLPMHYGPVPPRQALNVNKVDHYGRAALLATLLQALGLQSYVLLGSSQISRWTAFVLSIDGNDVVLWDPEIGDRYKLSDSRSSLIKVYRLINHSGIWENMHKSILPHNLRYNVANSKDWRPLVPPVATSTSNRSVQTLEPTVIQISEEEAQEKEGAPEMEQYLRDKLSDWRSALGLTTIFNRHAVSILRSFVSDIPSDVMRQVDKRDLKQLYRAYHTHGFLLHLRQTSLDELAEQIASTKVHSITGPVEFALVCHTQRYVGKTCSMWLALAILRSRG, via the exons ATGTCTTCTTCTCACATCGATTTCGTAACCGGATTCGCGCGAGGCTCGCAAGACAAAGCCGAGGAAGATTTTAGCCTCTGCTACGCGTATCCGGTGATCGATGACGATCAGAAAACGAGTGAGGTGCTCACGAGGAGCAAGAGAGCGTCGCGAGTGTCGAACGGCAGAGACTCGTCGGCCGAGGACGGACTTTACGTTTCCGAGAGTCCGTTCACCGACAGGATCGTCAAGCCTTATCGACTCGGCGACGTCAAACCGCTGGACTATGAGTCACGGCCACGTTTTCGCGGGAAACTCGTCGAGATCGCGGTGCGGGAAGTTCGCGTTTCCCCGCCGCGCGAAGAAAACCAACACGCCGGGACGACGATCCCCGAGATCGTCTCGGTCTCCCTGCTTTTCAAGGGGAAGACGATATGCACGTCGAACGGGCCGTTCAACCGCAAACTGTACAAATTGTTGATCAGACATTCGGAATGCTACAATCTCTCGATACAGGTGCACGCACGACACGGGGCGTCCAGCGTGCTCCCGTTACTGTTGCCTCGACGTAGCGTCAGAGATCACAAGGTGGACGTAGATTTCGCGATCGGCGACAGCTCGGGTAGGATGCACGCTGGAACCGTCGTCTGCACTGTCTCCCTGTCGATGTACGGCAGCAGCGAGGAGCCCGAGGAGAGCAACAGCGCGTTACTCTACAGACCGAGCAACGACCCGAACGATCCGCAGAACAGTCTCTTCTTGTCGCGACCCCACAAGCGTTCCACCAGCAAGAAAGATGTCAAGCATTTTCTGCTGATAGACCCGGCTCTGGTCTTCAACCTGGCGGACGTCGGCGTGACTCGCAGAGCGCTACCGAGCGAGTCGAAATCGCCGGACATCGTCGTGACCGAGCAGTCCGCGTTCTCTCTGCTGGACGTATCCTTGAAGAATCTGTTCCAGGCCAGTCGGCCGCTCAGGCCGTCGTCCAGCGGTCGTAGGCATCATCCCCCCATAGGGAAAACGATTCTCGCCGTCACCATCGTACGAGGGGTGGAGGTGCCGGTGAGGGAGGAATCGGCGCTAGTCACTCCTCTGCTAGAGGTGGAATGGGGCAACGTCGTTCACGCGACCGCAACGGCGGAAGGGCCCGCACCCATCTGGCAGCAGACCATACACTTCGAGCTGCCCAGGCAGAACGGCGACCATTGCGTAAAATTCCGCCTGTATGACCAGCACCCCGTCTGGGGTCAGCAGTGGCTGGGCGAGACGAGAATACCCCTCGAAAGTCACAGGAATTATCAGGAACTCGAGCGGTGGATCGCCCTGTCTCCCCTGTTCAGTCCCGTATTGTCGTTCGGCTACGTGCAAGCCAGTCCGGGGCGATCGCACACCCGGATCTACGTGCTGATGAAGCTGGAGCAGCCCGGCAACGCCAAGTCCTTGGAAGCTAACGCCCTCGATACTTTGTTAAAGGGGATCCAACGCTGCCTGGCGACGCCCTACAAGGTAGCCGGGGTAGAGACTCCCGACGACGCTGCGCGGCTCACCATGCTTCTGCCGTCCTTGCCGATGCACTACGGCCCGGTCCCACCGCGCCAGGCCTTAAACGTCAACAAGGTGGATCACTACGGAAGAGCGGCCTTGCTCGCAACGCTGCTGCAAGCTCTCGGTTTGCAGTCGTACGTATTGTTAG GTTCCTCACAGATAAGCCGATGGACCGCGTTTGTTTTGAGCATCGACGGAAACGACGTCGTCCTCTGGGATCCCGAGATCGGGGATCGCTATAAATTGAGCGACAGTCGCTCTTCGTTGATCAAAGTATACCGCCTGATCAATCACTCTGGC ATATGGGAGAACATGCACAAATCTATTCTGCCTCATAACTTGAGGTACAACGTGGCAAACAGCAAAGACTGGAGGCCACTCGTGCCACCCGTCGCCACATCGACCAGCAATCGTTCCGTTCAGACGTTGGAACCAACAGTGATACAAATATCCGAGGAAGAGGCGCAGGAGAAGGAAGGTGCGCCGGAAATGGAGCAATACTTGCGAGACAAATTGTCTGACTGGCGTAGCGCTCTCGGTTTAACGACGATATTCAATCGTCACGCGGTCAGTATTTTGCGAAGTTTCGTTTCCGACATTCCGAGCGATGTGATGCGCCAGGTAGACAAGAGGGATCTGAAACAATTGTACAGAGCTTATCACACACACGGTTTCCTCCTACACCTGCGTCAGACCTCCCTTGACGAACTGGCGGAGCAAATAGCTTCTACAAAGGTCCACAGTATCACGGGCCCCGTTGAATTTGCTCTCGTTTGCCACACACAGCGATACGTTGGCAAGACGTGCTCGATGTGGCTGGCTCTAGCGATTTTACGAAGTCGCGGTTAA